The genomic stretch GGTGAAGTAAGACCCAAAGCTCAAGTCACCGCATTTACTTCACCCGATGACTCGATCACCCGAGGGCCCGATCACCCGATTCTTCTACTGTCCTGCTTCGATCTTCGCCGTCATCAACCCAACCTTATCTACACCGGACGCGTGCGCAATATCGATGACCTGCGCTACGTCCGAGAACGGCACTTCATCGTCGCCTCTCACGAACATTACGCGTTCGGCGCGGGTCTTGAATATGTCAGTGAGTCGCGTCTGCAAGTCGTTCCAACCCACATCGTCCTGGTTGATTTTCAACGTCGGACGCTGCCCAGGAACACCCTGATTCACGGAAACCACGATGGTGCGATCGTTCGGTTCCTGCTGCTTCTGTTTGTCCTTCGGAGGCTGCGGAACGAGCGCGTCGAGTCCGCGCGGCGTGAGCGGAGTGATGACCATGAAGATGATCAGCAGCACCAGCAAAACGTCGATGAGCGGGGTTACGTTGATGCTTGCGCTGGGGCCACCACCGGAGCCCCCCGTTGTCATTGCCATATTGGAATCCTCTATATTCCCGCCTACGTGCGGGAGCTAAGTTACTCGCCGCCGGCGGTTGTCTTGGCTGGCTGGTCCGCCAGCGGACGCTTCTGCTCGGTGAGCAGGCCCAACTGATCGACTCCAGCCGAACGAACGTTATCCACTACCGAGACCACAGTTCCGTACTTCGCGCGGGCGTCAGCCTTCACGTAAACGCGCTTATCGGTCTTGTTGGCCAGACGGTCGCGAACTTTATCGCTAAGCTGGTCGGCGCCCATCTGATCGTTGTTCAGGTAGATCTTGTTGTCGCGAGTAATTGCGATCAGGATTGCGTCTTCTTTATCCGCATCCGGCATTTGCTCCGGATTATTGGTCTGTGCCAGCTCCACGCTGTGACCTTTCTGCAGCATGGGCGTGATGACCATGAAGATGATCAGCAGAACCAGCATCACGTCGACCATCGGCGTGACGTTGATGTCGGAGTTGACCTTCTTGCCTTCGTCTCTTTTCACTAAAGACATTGTGTTTGCCTATCTCTGTTGGACGCTCTGCTGCGTCCGGGATTCAGCCGAGGAGGAGCCTCCTTCGACGTTCAGCGCGTTGCTGGCCGAAGGAGGCGTTGGCTACTCTCGAACTGCGTATAACAATTACCGACGTCCGCTGCGCTTCAGGAAGTAATCGATCAGCTCAGAGGACGAGTTATCCATCTCCACGTCGAAGGCTTCAACCTTATTGGTGAAGTAGTTGAACATCATGACGGCGGGGATGGCGACGAACAATCCGATAGCGGTCGTCACCAGCGCTTCCGAAATACCACCGGCGACTGCGCCGAGGCCGGAGGTCTTCTGCGCCGAGATCTGGCGGAAGGCGTTCAAAATACCGACCACGGTGCCGAACAGTCCGACGAACGGAGCCGTGGAACCGATGGTGGCGAGACCGCCGAGTCCGCGCTTCAGTTCGGCGTGAACGATGGCTTCGGCACGCTCGAGAGCGCGCTTGCTGGCTTCAATCTGCTCGCCAGGAATGTCGGTAGATTCACCGTGGGCCTTGAACTCCTGCAGACCAGCGGTGACGACCTTCGCCAGATGCGACTTCTTGTTGCGCTCGGCCACGCGGATAGCTTCGTCGATCTTGCCGTCGCGCAGTGCGCCGGCAACCTGCGGAGCAAACGAACGCGACTGCTTGCGCGCGGCGTTGAAGGCGATGTAGCGGTCGATCATCACACCAATCGACCACGCCGACATGATGAAGAGAATGATCACGACGATGCGCGCCAGCCAGCCCATCTGCTTCCACAGCGAGATCGGGTCCCACCCGATTTCGCCAGTATCAGTCTGGAGCCACATGGCCAGTACAGGCAGCTTGTAATACGCCACCGTTGCGAGAGTTGCCAGTTGAATCACTTGAGTTAGTCCTCCTCAGAACTATGCGTTTCAGTGCGACGATGATTGTTGAACATCAAAGCCCGCAATA from Terriglobales bacterium encodes the following:
- a CDS encoding biopolymer transporter ExbD; the encoded protein is MAMTTGGSGGGPSASINVTPLIDVLLVLLIIFMVITPLTPRGLDALVPQPPKDKQKQQEPNDRTIVVSVNQGVPGQRPTLKINQDDVGWNDLQTRLTDIFKTRAERVMFVRGDDEVPFSDVAQVIDIAHASGVDKVGLMTAKIEAGQ
- a CDS encoding biopolymer transporter ExbD, whose amino-acid sequence is MSLVKRDEGKKVNSDINVTPMVDVMLVLLIIFMVITPMLQKGHSVELAQTNNPEQMPDADKEDAILIAITRDNKIYLNNDQMGADQLSDKVRDRLANKTDKRVYVKADARAKYGTVVSVVDNVRSAGVDQLGLLTEQKRPLADQPAKTTAGGE
- a CDS encoding MotA/TolQ/ExbB proton channel family protein, translated to MWLQTDTGEIGWDPISLWKQMGWLARIVVIILFIMSAWSIGVMIDRYIAFNAARKQSRSFAPQVAGALRDGKIDEAIRVAERNKKSHLAKVVTAGLQEFKAHGESTDIPGEQIEASKRALERAEAIVHAELKRGLGGLATIGSTAPFVGLFGTVVGILNAFRQISAQKTSGLGAVAGGISEALVTTAIGLFVAIPAVMMFNYFTNKVEAFDVEMDNSSSELIDYFLKRSGRR